From Cellvibrio zantedeschiae, the proteins below share one genomic window:
- a CDS encoding substrate-binding periplasmic protein encodes MSVKMGKLFSTLLSIVALMMVSLSSASAETYKINLSDADPNGPYMASMIKLAFEHLGRKVEFQPVAEDMTQTRLVEDTLNGQLDIMWAGTSKELEESVEPVRIPMFKGLLGHRFLIIRKGDQAKFDKVKDINDLRQIPLGQGTAWIDTKVLEANGLKVVKTTKYQNLFHMLDGGRFDAFPRAVFEPFSEVEKRPALNLTVEKRLMLVYKMDFYLFVSKKNKALARDLELGLNRAIADGSFEKVFLTAPSVQEAIAKGDLKNRLVIPLDNPFNSKETPIDRADLWIDPKSL; translated from the coding sequence ATGAGCGTAAAAATGGGTAAATTGTTTTCAACCTTATTATCTATCGTCGCCTTGATGATGGTGAGCCTTTCTTCTGCTTCCGCAGAAACTTATAAAATCAATTTGTCAGATGCCGACCCCAACGGGCCTTATATGGCCAGTATGATTAAATTGGCGTTTGAACACTTGGGCCGCAAAGTAGAATTTCAGCCAGTTGCCGAGGATATGACCCAGACTCGTCTTGTGGAAGATACGCTTAATGGGCAGCTGGATATTATGTGGGCGGGAACGAGTAAGGAATTGGAAGAATCGGTTGAGCCTGTAAGAATCCCTATGTTTAAAGGTTTGTTAGGCCACAGGTTCCTGATTATTCGCAAAGGTGACCAGGCTAAATTTGATAAGGTAAAAGACATCAATGATTTGCGCCAAATTCCGTTGGGGCAGGGCACTGCCTGGATTGATACCAAAGTTTTGGAAGCTAATGGTTTGAAAGTTGTCAAAACCACAAAATACCAAAACTTGTTTCATATGTTAGATGGTGGTCGGTTCGATGCTTTTCCTCGCGCTGTATTCGAGCCATTTAGTGAAGTTGAAAAGCGCCCCGCGTTAAACCTGACAGTAGAAAAACGTTTAATGCTGGTTTACAAAATGGATTTCTACTTATTTGTAAGCAAAAAAAATAAGGCACTGGCACGTGATTTGGAGTTGGGTTTAAACCGCGCGATTGCGGATGGCTCTTTCGAAAAAGTTTTTTTAACCGCACCTAGCGTACAGGAAGCCATTGCTAAAGGTGATTTGAAAAATCGTTTGGTGATTCCGTTGGACAATCCATTCAATTCCAAGGAAACACCTATTGATCGCGCAGACTTGTGGATAGATCCAAAAAGTCTTTAG
- a CDS encoding L-lactate dehydrogenase — protein MILANIDDYRELARRRLPHFLFEYIDGGAFSETTLRSNANDLQKILLRQRVLRDVSEVSTATTLFGQKLAMPIGLAPVGIAGLNARRGEVQAAQAAEAAGVPFCLSTVSACSIDEVRAGVNNPVWFQLYMIRDRGFLREMLARAKAAGTNTLLFTVDMPVPATRYRDMRSGLSYGTMFQRKLTRSLQVLRRPQWAWDVGICGRPHSLGNIAPVLGENAGIDEFWAWLGKNFDPTVTWADIDRIRTEWDGHFIIKGILDPDDAKQAANIGANGIIVSNHGGRQLDGASSSIRALPKIADAVGDDVTLLMDSGIRSGLDVVRALALGAKAVMIGRPWVYALAARQKTGASEILQLFANEMRVAMALSGCTKISDINRDMIESID, from the coding sequence ATGATCCTTGCAAATATCGATGACTATCGGGAACTTGCCCGCCGCCGCCTGCCCCATTTTCTATTTGAATACATAGATGGCGGCGCTTTTAGCGAAACCACCTTGCGCAGTAACGCCAATGACCTGCAAAAAATCCTCTTACGCCAGCGCGTCTTGCGCGACGTCTCCGAGGTATCCACAGCAACGACGCTCTTTGGCCAGAAGCTGGCAATGCCTATTGGCTTGGCACCCGTGGGCATTGCCGGTTTGAATGCCCGACGTGGTGAGGTACAGGCTGCGCAAGCCGCTGAAGCAGCAGGCGTGCCTTTCTGTCTTTCTACGGTTTCGGCTTGCTCGATTGACGAGGTTCGTGCGGGCGTAAATAACCCCGTCTGGTTTCAGCTGTACATGATTCGCGACCGCGGCTTTTTGCGTGAAATGCTTGCTCGCGCAAAAGCGGCCGGAACCAATACCTTATTGTTCACTGTGGATATGCCTGTGCCCGCTACGCGTTATCGCGATATGCGCTCCGGCCTTTCCTACGGCACCATGTTTCAACGCAAATTAACGCGATCACTACAAGTTTTACGCCGCCCTCAATGGGCATGGGATGTGGGTATATGTGGACGCCCGCATAGCCTCGGTAACATTGCGCCTGTATTGGGCGAGAACGCTGGTATAGATGAATTCTGGGCGTGGCTCGGTAAAAATTTTGACCCCACAGTAACCTGGGCAGATATAGACCGTATCCGCACCGAATGGGATGGCCATTTTATTATCAAAGGTATTTTGGACCCCGACGATGCAAAGCAAGCTGCCAACATAGGTGCAAACGGAATTATTGTTTCCAATCATGGTGGTCGTCAGCTGGATGGCGCCAGTTCGTCTATTCGCGCGCTTCCAAAAATCGCCGATGCAGTTGGTGATGATGTAACCCTGTTAATGGATAGCGGTATTCGCAGCGGTTTGGATGTGGTACGAGCATTGGCACTCGGCGCCAAAGCCGTAATGATTGGGCGACCCTGGGTTTACGCATTAGCTGCAAGACAAAAAACGGGCGCGAGTGAAATATTGCAACTATTTGCCAACGAAATGCGCGTTGCCATGGCTTTGTCAGGCTGCACAAAGATCTCCGATATTAATCGGGATATGATTGAATCTATAGATTAA
- the fucP gene encoding L-fucose:H+ symporter permease: MNNNEKATSVLLPLILIISLFFLWGMANNLNDILIAQFKKIFSLSDLKSGLVQSAFYTGYFVFSIPASLFMRRYSYKAAVVTGLLLYAFGAFLFYPAAAQREYNLFLGALFVIASGLAFLETSANPLIVAMGDPATAERRLNFAQSFNPFGCIAGIIIGREFILSGHEPSAADLAAMAPAALEQFYQAESHAVQGPYLAIGALVFLWAFVVLLVRFPKVATQSSAGESVSWNDYKNLLASGQFMFGVTAQFFYVGAQVCLWSYMIRYGQQALPGTGEKILANYLLASLVIFMIGRFFATALMARIKPSLLMFIYAIANVVLCALAVVSPNLVGMLALVATSFFMSLMFPTIFALTIKNLGEQAKAGSSLLVMSIIGGAILAAVMGFVSDISSIHTAVVIPLASFAVIAVFARSCYQREIKG, from the coding sequence ATGAATAATAACGAGAAAGCTACATCCGTTTTACTGCCGTTGATCCTCATTATTAGCCTGTTCTTTTTATGGGGAATGGCTAATAACCTCAACGATATTTTAATCGCTCAATTTAAAAAAATTTTTTCCTTAAGCGATTTGAAATCAGGTTTAGTGCAATCTGCTTTTTATACCGGCTATTTTGTATTCTCTATTCCCGCTTCTCTCTTTATGCGCCGTTACAGTTACAAAGCAGCGGTAGTCACTGGCTTGTTGCTTTACGCTTTTGGTGCGTTTCTGTTTTACCCGGCGGCGGCGCAGCGCGAATACAATTTATTTTTGGGTGCGCTTTTTGTAATCGCCAGTGGTTTGGCTTTTTTGGAAACGTCTGCCAATCCCTTAATTGTCGCTATGGGTGATCCTGCTACTGCAGAGCGTCGTTTAAACTTCGCGCAATCTTTTAATCCTTTTGGTTGTATTGCAGGAATTATTATTGGCCGTGAATTTATTTTGTCTGGCCATGAACCGAGTGCGGCAGATTTGGCCGCTATGGCTCCGGCGGCATTGGAGCAGTTTTATCAAGCGGAATCCCATGCGGTGCAAGGGCCCTATTTGGCGATAGGTGCACTGGTGTTTCTGTGGGCATTTGTGGTTTTGTTAGTAAGGTTTCCTAAAGTTGCCACACAATCTTCAGCTGGCGAATCGGTGAGTTGGAACGATTATAAAAATCTGCTGGCTAGTGGCCAATTTATGTTTGGTGTAACTGCGCAGTTTTTTTATGTTGGCGCGCAAGTGTGTTTGTGGAGTTATATGATTCGCTACGGTCAGCAAGCGCTGCCGGGTACAGGCGAAAAAATATTGGCCAATTATTTACTCGCATCTTTAGTCATTTTTATGATTGGACGCTTCTTTGCCACTGCACTTATGGCGCGCATCAAGCCGAGTTTATTAATGTTTATCTACGCGATTGCGAATGTTGTGCTCTGTGCCCTTGCAGTTGTAAGCCCTAATCTTGTAGGTATGCTTGCGCTTGTTGCTACCAGCTTTTTTATGTCGCTGATGTTTCCTACTATTTTTGCCTTAACGATTAAAAATTTAGGCGAGCAGGCTAAAGCTGGCTCGTCATTATTGGTAATGTCAATTATTGGCGGCGCCATTCTTGCGGCGGTGATGGGTTTTGTTTCTGATATCTCCAGCATACATACTGCAGTGGTGATTCCCCTGGCTTCCTTTGCGGTAATCGCAGTTTTTGCGCGCTCATGTTATCAGCGCGAAATAAAGGGTTAA
- a CDS encoding DUF5597 domain-containing protein — protein MFKLLSLRRTLISAVAVFGFMLNSMGAQAASTPEFVSKNGRHALMVDGEPFLMLAMQANNSSNYPDTLKYVWPSFEKMHANTLEIPVAWEQIEPTEGKFDFSYVDTLLQQAREHNARLVLLWFGSWKNNAPHYTPAWVKLNNERFPRVVTKTGDTLNSLSPLGKNTLAADKKAFLQLMTHLKKVDEKNTVIMVQVQNEAGTWGADRDYSTMANAVFNAPIPAELVKKIGVKAGTWPEVFGKDADEFFHAYYIAKFCEELASAGKAIKPLPMYTNVALRDPFNPTFWEKGGATDNVIHIWKAAAPSLDAVAPDIYNPDHKTVLKWLEQYSRNDNPLFVPEIGNSQPYARYFFDALGKGAVGFAPFGMDDTDYVNYPLGADKYDEETIENFAQHYRVLAPMAREWAKLSFENNVWGASEPVTTDALKKLAAKPDATKEEKEAASKKIAEAVTQTLDLGRWNAEVTYGRPMFFTSPPVGNDVASGGALIAQLSENEYLVTAFKARVEFKPSTEIKDSKYMIDRIEEGHFEKGKWVMERVWNGDQTDWGLNFAKRPHVLKVRMATYKVK, from the coding sequence ATGTTTAAGTTGTTAAGTCTCCGTCGAACCCTTATTTCTGCTGTGGCGGTATTCGGTTTTATGCTGAATTCAATGGGTGCGCAAGCAGCATCAACTCCGGAATTTGTCTCTAAAAATGGTCGCCATGCGCTCATGGTAGATGGCGAACCTTTTTTAATGTTGGCTATGCAGGCAAATAACTCCAGCAATTATCCAGACACCTTAAAATATGTTTGGCCAAGTTTTGAAAAAATGCACGCCAACACCTTGGAAATTCCTGTTGCCTGGGAACAAATTGAACCGACTGAGGGCAAGTTTGATTTTTCTTATGTTGATACATTGTTGCAGCAAGCGCGTGAACATAATGCACGTTTGGTTTTATTGTGGTTCGGTAGCTGGAAAAATAATGCACCGCACTACACTCCGGCATGGGTTAAATTAAATAACGAACGTTTTCCACGCGTAGTTACCAAAACCGGCGACACCTTGAATTCGTTATCGCCCTTGGGAAAAAATACGCTTGCGGCTGATAAAAAGGCGTTTCTACAATTGATGACGCATTTGAAAAAAGTAGATGAAAAAAATACAGTCATCATGGTACAGGTACAAAACGAAGCTGGCACCTGGGGTGCAGACCGCGATTATTCCACTATGGCAAATGCTGTATTTAACGCTCCAATTCCTGCAGAACTCGTTAAAAAAATTGGCGTTAAGGCAGGCACTTGGCCAGAAGTTTTTGGTAAAGATGCGGATGAATTTTTCCATGCCTATTACATTGCCAAATTTTGCGAGGAATTAGCTTCTGCAGGTAAAGCAATCAAACCCTTACCCATGTATACCAATGTTGCTTTGCGCGATCCTTTCAACCCAACCTTTTGGGAGAAAGGTGGTGCAACTGATAATGTAATTCACATTTGGAAAGCAGCAGCACCAAGTTTGGATGCAGTAGCTCCGGATATTTATAATCCAGATCACAAAACAGTGTTGAAATGGTTGGAACAATATTCACGTAACGACAATCCACTTTTTGTTCCCGAAATTGGAAACAGCCAACCTTATGCGCGCTACTTTTTTGATGCTCTTGGTAAAGGCGCCGTGGGTTTTGCTCCTTTTGGTATGGACGACACTGATTACGTGAATTATCCCCTTGGTGCAGATAAATATGATGAAGAAACCATCGAAAACTTTGCGCAACACTATCGCGTACTTGCACCTATGGCTCGCGAGTGGGCTAAATTAAGTTTTGAAAATAATGTATGGGGAGCGTCAGAGCCTGTTACTACTGATGCGCTTAAAAAATTGGCGGCGAAGCCTGATGCAACCAAAGAGGAAAAAGAAGCCGCTAGTAAAAAAATTGCAGAAGCTGTAACGCAGACTTTAGATTTAGGTAGGTGGAATGCAGAAGTGACCTATGGTCGCCCGATGTTTTTTACATCGCCACCCGTAGGAAATGATGTAGCCAGCGGCGGCGCCTTAATCGCGCAATTGAGTGAGAATGAATATTTGGTTACTGCATTTAAAGCTCGTGTTGAATTTAAGCCTTCTACCGAAATTAAAGATTCAAAATACATGATTGACCGTATTGAAGAAGGTCATTTTGAAAAGGGTAAATGGGTGATGGAGCGAGTTTGGAATGGCGACCAGACAGATTGGGGGTTGAACTTTGCGAAGCGTCCACATGTGTTAAAAGTGCGAATGGCAACCTATAAAGTAAAATAA
- a CDS encoding TonB-dependent receptor, translated as MINKNQQTFLKKRLPVYIKLASSMSLVFGAMGSMQAFAAEAAEGTEEIVITGQRASVQSAQEVKKKSNVIVDSIVAEDIGKLPDRSVTEALQRVPGVSVGRYTNNDAEHPAAEGSGVAIRGLTQVRAELNGRDVFSAASGRGLSFEDVPAELMYAVDTYKSPSADMIEGGLGGTVNLRTRMPFDSAGQLASFTIKGNYGDQIKETNGEYSGLYSNRWSTDAGEFGFLIDLSTSKLASRSDQVYSRPFLPRTIDGKAEWVSKGVDWRRNDYFSQRDGKYAAFQWAPNDQTEIYLTGFQSKLKSEYDENAFFLNSANGDNAIVPASPKNWQYGANGEMISGDVTVANPADWGLNFGTSTRWTPGTSTTTDYSTGIKWSPDDHWKFSADLQYVKAEATKDDYTLGVILFPPTARLEGVGTEDASIYIDPKYMTNYANYTLGQAMTHFERNEADAKTGRFDAEYSFDDSIIKSVKAGARYSEKTADNINTGYDWKTRYDSWTAGGGNRNQITKVTADQANKYLALYSFNNFQRGDVQVPAAGYIYSENAVKNFWATTEGVNAGCNDWYCGNDKNALKNEAYRNTQEEKTASGYVMVNYGFDDLSMPVDGNFGVRVVQTDNVAHGYLITKLTKTANGTVVLPDSAAPFDAKNDYTHVLPSFNLRMKATDDVFIRFAASKAIWAPSFSDMQARITLGANLREGLTSSNNVSDYVYTLTHDTNPYLEPMTANQFDLSAEWYFDDKGGMAHLALFNKKVDNFFRRGSSNFNVNGYVGEGTWLANVGSGDINGAEFGVSKFFDTLPAPFDGLGVDVNYTYIDSKANIPLPEPGTGTGAGPIDTDKTRYGQMPIDQLSKNAFNVVGMYEKDGISARLAYSWRSKYLIAWGSNGFNPDFPDGSGKAAIPIYNDDYGQLDASIGYTFMDNYTVTLEASNLLKAKTIGIMDQNKAGDHVAYSYAQDARYSISLRAKF; from the coding sequence ATGATAAATAAAAACCAACAAACATTTTTGAAAAAGAGGTTGCCGGTATACATCAAGCTTGCGTCAAGCATGTCGCTGGTGTTCGGTGCTATGGGCTCCATGCAGGCATTTGCCGCAGAAGCCGCTGAAGGAACCGAAGAGATTGTAATCACTGGCCAGCGTGCCAGTGTGCAAAGTGCACAAGAAGTTAAGAAAAAGTCTAACGTTATAGTGGACTCAATTGTTGCAGAAGATATTGGTAAATTACCGGATCGCAGCGTGACCGAAGCCTTGCAACGTGTACCGGGCGTTTCCGTTGGTCGCTACACCAACAACGATGCAGAACACCCTGCCGCTGAAGGTAGTGGTGTGGCGATTCGTGGTTTAACGCAAGTTCGCGCCGAATTAAATGGCCGCGATGTTTTCTCTGCAGCAAGTGGCCGTGGCTTGAGCTTTGAAGATGTTCCTGCGGAATTGATGTACGCCGTAGATACTTACAAAAGTCCATCTGCCGATATGATTGAAGGCGGCTTGGGCGGTACTGTGAATTTGCGCACTCGTATGCCGTTTGATTCGGCAGGCCAGTTGGCAAGTTTCACCATCAAAGGTAACTACGGTGATCAAATTAAAGAAACCAACGGCGAATACTCTGGCTTGTACAGCAATCGCTGGTCTACTGATGCAGGCGAATTCGGTTTCTTAATCGATTTATCAACATCTAAATTAGCTAGCCGCTCAGATCAGGTTTACTCACGTCCATTCTTGCCAAGAACTATTGACGGAAAAGCTGAGTGGGTTTCCAAAGGTGTGGATTGGCGTCGCAACGATTATTTCAGTCAACGCGATGGTAAGTATGCTGCGTTCCAATGGGCACCTAACGATCAAACCGAAATTTATTTGACGGGTTTCCAAAGCAAACTTAAATCAGAATACGATGAAAACGCGTTCTTTTTAAATAGCGCAAACGGCGATAACGCTATAGTTCCTGCCAGCCCCAAAAATTGGCAATACGGCGCAAACGGCGAAATGATTTCGGGTGATGTTACCGTTGCTAATCCTGCGGATTGGGGTTTGAACTTTGGTACCAGTACACGTTGGACACCAGGAACTTCCACCACCACTGATTATTCTACCGGCATTAAATGGTCTCCAGATGATCACTGGAAATTCTCTGCTGATTTGCAATACGTAAAAGCAGAAGCCACCAAAGATGACTACACGCTCGGCGTTATTTTGTTCCCGCCAACTGCTCGCTTGGAAGGTGTAGGTACGGAAGACGCATCTATTTATATTGATCCGAAGTACATGACCAATTACGCGAACTACACGCTTGGTCAGGCTATGACTCACTTCGAGCGTAACGAGGCAGATGCAAAAACCGGTCGCTTTGATGCTGAATATAGTTTTGATGATTCCATCATTAAATCTGTTAAAGCCGGTGCGCGTTATTCAGAGAAAACCGCTGACAATATCAACACTGGTTACGATTGGAAAACCCGTTATGATTCATGGACTGCGGGCGGTGGTAACAGAAACCAAATTACCAAAGTTACTGCGGATCAAGCCAATAAATACCTGGCTCTGTATTCGTTCAATAATTTCCAACGCGGTGATGTGCAAGTTCCTGCAGCGGGTTACATTTATTCCGAAAATGCGGTGAAAAACTTCTGGGCAACTACTGAAGGTGTAAACGCAGGCTGTAACGATTGGTATTGCGGTAATGATAAGAACGCGTTGAAAAACGAGGCTTATAGAAATACCCAGGAAGAAAAAACAGCATCAGGTTACGTGATGGTTAACTACGGCTTCGACGATTTGTCTATGCCTGTTGACGGTAACTTCGGTGTGCGTGTTGTCCAAACTGATAACGTTGCTCATGGATATTTAATAACGAAGTTAACTAAAACAGCAAATGGGACTGTTGTTCTTCCAGATAGCGCAGCTCCTTTTGATGCTAAGAATGATTATACACACGTGTTACCAAGTTTTAACTTGAGAATGAAAGCAACAGATGATGTGTTCATTCGTTTTGCCGCGTCTAAAGCGATTTGGGCTCCAAGTTTCTCAGACATGCAAGCTCGAATTACATTAGGTGCTAATCTAAGAGAAGGTTTGACTTCTTCAAATAACGTTAGTGATTACGTCTATACTTTAACTCATGATACTAATCCATATTTGGAGCCAATGACTGCAAATCAATTCGATCTTTCGGCTGAGTGGTATTTTGATGATAAAGGCGGCATGGCGCACTTAGCACTGTTTAACAAAAAAGTGGATAACTTCTTTAGAAGAGGTAGCTCAAACTTTAATGTCAATGGATATGTAGGAGAGGGCACTTGGTTAGCTAATGTAGGTTCAGGTGATATCAACGGTGCTGAATTTGGCGTAAGCAAATTTTTCGACACTTTGCCTGCTCCATTTGATGGCCTTGGCGTAGATGTAAACTACACCTATATCGATAGCAAAGCTAATATTCCACTGCCTGAACCTGGTACTGGAACTGGTGCGGGTCCTATAGACACCGATAAAACTCGATATGGCCAAATGCCAATCGATCAGTTGTCTAAAAATGCATTCAACGTTGTGGGAATGTATGAAAAGGATGGCATCTCTGCGCGCTTGGCTTATTCATGGCGTAGCAAATACTTGATCGCCTGGGGCAGCAACGGATTCAATCCTGATTTCCCTGACGGATCTGGTAAAGCCGCTATCCCGATTTACAACGATGATTACGGTCAATTGGATGCATCTATTGGCTACACCTTCATGGATAACTACACAGTTACCCTGGAAGCCAGTAACCTGTTGAAAGCAAAAACCATCGGTATTATGGATCAAAATAAAGCAGGCGATCATGTTGCATATTCCTATGCGCAAGATGCTCGTTACTCAATTAGTTTGAGAGCTAAGTTCTAA
- a CDS encoding glycosyl hydrolase family 95 catalytic domain-containing protein: MWDRLLAAFHRFYLHRPSLLLVLLSAQSLAFAAEISAPALKITFDKPATDWEREGLPIGNGALGAVVMGGVDVEHLQFNEKTLWTGGPGSKQGYDFGIAAESQISKLAAVRKALAEKGEMDPEAVAKELGHKTTGYGDYQNFGELTLGFPQASAVKDYRRELDLDNGLIRVTYTQDGVHYLREYFASFPDGVIAVRLSADQPKKINFTAALTIPDNRSLKTQVKDGRISAQGALNDNGLLYEAAVQVIADNHVLNKDKVVEVTAADSALIILSAGTNYAQQYPVYRGKDPHAAVASKLDKAGKKSFEQLLKNHQTDYQKLFNRVSLDVGQTENQLTTPELLAGYRKGNANLDRTLEATYFQFGRYLIISSSRQGSLPANLQGVWNRTNTPPWNDDYHVNINLQMNYWLAETTNLQETLPPLFDFVDSLVAPGQIAAKQILGANGWTLFLNTNVWGFAGVIEWPTAFWQPEAGAWMAQHYYEHYLFTGDKKFLRERAYPLMKGAAQFWLDTLVKDPRDGKWVVSPSFSPEHGPFVVAAAMSQQIVFDVLRNTSEAAAILGDKKFAQQTADVLANLDSGLRVGKWGQLQEWKQDIDDPKNQHRHVSHLFALHPGHQIDASKTPELLQAARTTLNARGDGGTGWSQAWKVNLWARLLDGDRAHKVLSEQLTISTLPNLWDNHPPFQIDGNFGATAGVAEMLLQSQNNQIQLLPALPKVWATGAVKGLRARGNWVIDMRWEKGLLQEAQLTSGLSGQVTLKNSLLEKSFALIEKNSGKKIAIDVKGDSGTFAAEAGKTYILTKSE, from the coding sequence ATGTGGGATAGATTATTAGCGGCATTTCATCGTTTCTACTTGCACCGGCCGAGTCTACTGCTCGTGCTTTTGAGTGCCCAATCGCTAGCCTTTGCTGCCGAAATCTCTGCGCCTGCTTTGAAAATTACCTTTGATAAACCTGCTACCGACTGGGAGCGCGAAGGCCTACCGATTGGTAATGGCGCATTAGGTGCGGTGGTAATGGGTGGCGTCGATGTCGAGCATCTGCAATTTAACGAAAAGACACTGTGGACTGGCGGCCCCGGCTCAAAGCAGGGTTACGACTTTGGTATTGCTGCGGAATCGCAAATTTCAAAATTAGCTGCGGTGCGTAAAGCCTTGGCTGAAAAGGGTGAAATGGACCCAGAGGCAGTCGCGAAGGAACTTGGTCATAAAACAACAGGTTATGGCGACTATCAAAATTTTGGAGAACTCACGCTAGGTTTTCCGCAAGCCTCAGCAGTTAAAGATTATCGTCGTGAATTAGATTTAGATAATGGCTTGATTCGCGTGACCTATACACAGGACGGCGTTCATTATCTGCGTGAATATTTTGCGAGCTTTCCCGATGGTGTGATTGCGGTTCGTCTCAGTGCGGATCAACCTAAAAAAATTAATTTTACAGCTGCGTTAACGATCCCTGATAACCGTAGCCTGAAAACTCAAGTTAAAGATGGCCGTATCAGTGCGCAAGGTGCATTGAATGATAATGGTTTGCTGTATGAAGCAGCTGTACAAGTCATTGCAGACAACCACGTCCTTAATAAAGACAAGGTAGTTGAAGTTACTGCTGCAGATTCAGCGCTAATCATTTTAAGTGCCGGTACCAATTACGCACAGCAATATCCTGTTTATCGCGGCAAAGATCCGCACGCTGCGGTTGCCAGCAAGTTAGATAAAGCTGGAAAAAAATCTTTTGAGCAACTTCTGAAAAATCATCAAACCGATTATCAAAAGCTATTTAATCGCGTCTCCCTGGATGTTGGTCAAACTGAAAATCAATTAACGACACCAGAGTTGTTAGCAGGTTATCGCAAAGGTAACGCGAATTTAGATCGCACGTTGGAAGCAACTTATTTTCAGTTTGGTCGCTATCTTATTATTTCGTCTTCACGCCAGGGTTCTCTGCCTGCCAACCTGCAAGGTGTTTGGAATCGGACCAACACTCCGCCATGGAACGATGATTATCACGTAAATATTAATTTGCAGATGAATTACTGGTTGGCTGAAACCACTAACTTGCAAGAAACATTACCACCACTTTTTGATTTTGTTGATTCACTGGTTGCTCCTGGCCAAATTGCTGCCAAACAAATCCTGGGCGCAAATGGCTGGACACTTTTCCTCAACACCAACGTTTGGGGTTTCGCTGGCGTTATTGAATGGCCAACTGCTTTTTGGCAACCCGAAGCGGGAGCCTGGATGGCGCAACATTATTACGAGCACTATTTATTCACTGGCGATAAAAAATTTCTGCGCGAGCGTGCCTATCCCTTAATGAAAGGTGCAGCACAATTTTGGTTGGATACTTTAGTAAAAGATCCACGCGACGGTAAATGGGTAGTGTCGCCCAGTTTTTCACCAGAGCATGGGCCTTTCGTAGTTGCTGCTGCTATGTCGCAACAAATTGTGTTTGATGTGTTGCGCAACACATCCGAAGCCGCAGCGATTTTGGGGGATAAAAAATTCGCACAACAAACGGCAGACGTTCTTGCAAATCTGGATTCTGGTTTACGTGTTGGCAAGTGGGGGCAGTTGCAGGAATGGAAGCAGGATATTGATGATCCAAAAAATCAGCATCGCCATGTTTCACATTTGTTTGCTTTGCATCCCGGGCATCAAATTGATGCTTCAAAAACGCCCGAATTATTACAAGCGGCGCGCACAACATTAAATGCGCGCGGTGACGGCGGAACCGGCTGGTCGCAAGCCTGGAAAGTTAATTTATGGGCGCGTTTGCTCGATGGAGATCGCGCGCACAAAGTATTATCTGAGCAGCTCACCATTAGCACTTTGCCAAATTTGTGGGACAACCATCCACCATTCCAAATTGATGGCAATTTCGGCGCAACTGCTGGTGTTGCCGAGATGTTGTTACAAAGTCAAAACAATCAAATTCAATTACTTCCTGCGCTACCAAAAGTATGGGCCACTGGTGCTGTAAAAGGTTTGCGTGCTCGTGGTAATTGGGTGATCGACATGCGCTGGGAAAAGGGTTTGCTGCAGGAGGCGCAATTAACTTCAGGATTAAGTGGTCAGGTCACGCTGAAAAATTCCTTGTTGGAAAAATCATTTGCGCTGATTGAAAAAAACAGCGGCAAAAAAATTGCTATAGACGTGAAAGGTGATTCAGGAACTTTTGCAGCAGAAGCAGGAAAAACTTACATCTTAACCAAAAGCGAGTAG